A single genomic interval of Coleofasciculus chthonoplastes PCC 7420 harbors:
- a CDS encoding hybrid sensor histidine kinase/response regulator produces the protein MTNDLNLLILQDSALATEPILSLLSEAGLTVTWQRVSTKAEYLAHLNPTINLLLIDYPLSEFDGIEAISYLPEQNLNIPVIIISHSKLVSIAVDYMKAGATGYLLHEQVAQLPQVIKQALAAKASEPKIKAQNTVNSTDLKQQLQAQTAQVAKLSEKSQQDNLEKEQIKAALAKSETQFQVLISKNPDGIVVIDSGGIVRFINPAALSLFSRQEDELLGQVLGFPVVGEDNTEVDVRTGTGANRVAQMRVVEIEWQGKKGYLVSLRDITEQKQVEEERIQLLEKAEAANRIKDEFLAIVSHELRTPLNPILGWSKLLRTRKLNQDKVDQALETIERNASLQAQLIDDLLDVSRILRGKLNLQTLRVDLVRVIQAAIETMRLAAAAKSIEIDTQLDSTVGFVSGDPNRLQQVVWNLLSNAVKFTPKGGRITVRLQEIDSQAQIQVSDTGQGISPDFFPYIFDYFRQENSTTTRSVGGLGLGLAIVRHLIELHGGRIEAESEGIGQGATFTVTLPLMPDSPINTQKSSPNDEGLDLSEVTVLLVEDEVDTLDLLTIILESYGARVEGVTSAHEALAVFSQGQPDVLISDIGMPGMDGYEFIRQVRELPPNRGGLVPAIALTAYAGETDHERALSAGFNRHLSKPIEPDQIVDAIANLVG, from the coding sequence ATGACCAATGACTTAAATCTTCTAATTCTACAAGACTCGGCTCTAGCAACAGAACCAATACTGTCGCTATTATCTGAAGCTGGGCTGACGGTGACGTGGCAGCGCGTCAGTACAAAAGCGGAGTATTTGGCTCACCTAAATCCCACCATTAACCTGCTTTTAATTGACTATCCCTTAAGCGAATTTGATGGGATTGAAGCCATTTCTTATCTGCCAGAACAGAATCTGAATATTCCAGTCATTATCATTAGTCATAGTAAGCTTGTGTCTATTGCCGTCGATTATATGAAAGCTGGCGCAACAGGCTATCTGCTTCACGAGCAAGTTGCACAGCTTCCTCAAGTTATCAAGCAAGCATTAGCGGCAAAAGCAAGTGAACCCAAAATCAAAGCCCAGAATACAGTTAACTCTACGGATTTAAAGCAACAGCTACAAGCCCAAACCGCACAAGTGGCGAAACTCTCAGAAAAATCCCAACAGGATAATTTAGAAAAGGAACAGATCAAAGCAGCACTCGCCAAAAGTGAGACACAGTTTCAGGTTTTAATCTCCAAGAATCCAGATGGAATTGTGGTGATAGACAGTGGGGGTATTGTCCGGTTTATCAACCCAGCCGCCCTATCACTGTTTAGTCGTCAAGAAGACGAACTCTTGGGTCAAGTCTTGGGCTTTCCAGTCGTGGGCGAGGATAACACAGAAGTGGATGTGCGGACGGGGACTGGGGCAAATCGAGTGGCGCAGATGCGTGTGGTGGAAATTGAATGGCAAGGAAAGAAAGGCTACCTGGTTTCTCTGAGAGATATTACTGAACAAAAGCAAGTGGAAGAAGAGAGGATTCAACTCTTAGAAAAAGCCGAAGCCGCGAATCGAATTAAAGATGAATTTTTAGCGATTGTCTCCCACGAATTGCGTACTCCCCTCAATCCAATTTTGGGCTGGTCAAAACTGCTACGGACAAGAAAACTGAATCAGGATAAGGTCGATCAGGCTTTAGAAACCATTGAACGGAATGCTTCCCTGCAAGCCCAACTCATTGATGATTTACTTGATGTTTCGCGGATTTTACGCGGTAAGTTGAACCTGCAAACCTTGCGAGTAGACTTGGTGCGGGTGATTCAAGCGGCGATTGAAACAATGCGTTTAGCCGCCGCCGCCAAGTCGATTGAGATTGACACCCAATTGGATTCAACGGTGGGATTTGTGTCCGGTGATCCTAACCGCCTCCAGCAAGTGGTGTGGAATCTGCTCTCCAATGCGGTGAAGTTTACGCCTAAGGGGGGACGAATTACGGTGCGATTACAAGAGATTGACTCCCAGGCGCAAATCCAGGTCAGCGATACGGGACAGGGGATCAGTCCCGACTTTTTTCCCTACATCTTTGATTATTTTCGGCAAGAGAATAGTACGACAACCCGGAGTGTTGGCGGGTTGGGGTTGGGGTTAGCCATTGTCCGCCATTTAATTGAACTGCACGGGGGGAGAATTGAGGCAGAAAGTGAGGGAATTGGACAGGGCGCAACGTTTACGGTTACGTTACCTCTAATGCCAGATTCGCCCATTAATACTCAGAAGTCCTCGCCAAACGATGAGGGTTTAGATTTAAGCGAGGTGACGGTACTCTTGGTGGAGGATGAGGTGGATACCCTCGACTTGCTCACGATTATCTTAGAAAGCTATGGTGCCAGGGTTGAGGGGGTGACTTCAGCCCATGAAGCGCTGGCTGTATTCTCTCAAGGGCAACCGGATGTGTTAATCAGTGATATTGGGATGCCCGGAATGGATGGCTATGAGTTCATTCGCCAGGTGAGAGAACTCCCACCTAATCGCGGCGGCTTAGTTCCGGCGATCGCACTGACGGCGTATGCGGGAGAAACCGATCACGAACGGGCATTATCGGCAGGGTTTAATCGTCATCTCTCCAAGCCAATTGAACCGGATCAGATTGTGGATGCGATCGCGAATTTAGTGGGATGA
- a CDS encoding sensor histidine kinase yields MTNDDIPPPNIRSASVVSQQLKSVSQAVSIIVIGIGCLGLLGWMFNLSLFKSVVPGLVTMKANTAIGFIISGASLYLWHLGKRKSKKPSPYRSSLIGSQVLAVFVIVLALLTIIQYGFNLNLGIDQLIIQERPDAVDAAAGGRMAPNTASNFLLLGSALLLLGRETYLAAQFFTILVFLVASFGLIGHLYQIPLFYSVGSYTGMAIHTAISFILLAIGILGASANWGAMKVVISDRAGGIMARRLLPVVISIPPVLGWLVLLGFRADLYPPVFGFAFRSVLAIIIFGALIWCNARRLNAIDAQRQQFQQALLASEQKFHAIFDQTFQFIGLLEPDGTVLEANQTALDFGGLRHDQVIGKPFWQARWWTISAQTQAQLKDAIARSAQGEFIRYEVDVQGAGDRIATIDFSLKSVTDSSGQVVLLIPEGRDITEVKQIEEQLRESEERFRRAFDDAATGEALVTPDGQFIRVNRALCDLLGYQESELLATTFQDITYPDDLETDLGYVRQLLTDEIQAYEMEKRYFHKQGHVIWILLSVSLVRNSQRQPLYFVGQIQDITHTKQTQIQMKNLVTELERSNRELEDFAYIVSHDLLSPLHKMQMLSDLLTEDYSQVLDEQGQEYLRRMRQVKERMQTFINDLLMLSRVTTQAQPFIPVNLNTVVQEVLSDLDVQLQETGGTVEVEKLPTVKADPLQMRQLMQNLLSNALKFHQSKIAPVVKVYSQPSQLPDQCEIVIKDQGIGFKSEYEEQIFEAFQRLHSRRHYEGTGLGLTICRKIATRHGGTITASSVPGEGARFTITLPT; encoded by the coding sequence ATGACTAATGACGACATCCCACCCCCTAATATTCGATCGGCTTCTGTTGTGAGTCAGCAACTCAAATCCGTTTCTCAAGCTGTCAGTATCATTGTTATCGGGATTGGCTGTTTGGGGCTGTTGGGTTGGATGTTTAACCTGTCCCTATTTAAAAGCGTTGTACCGGGATTAGTCACGATGAAAGCCAATACAGCCATTGGCTTTATTATTAGTGGTGCTTCCCTCTATCTGTGGCATTTAGGTAAGAGGAAAAGCAAAAAGCCTTCACCCTATCGGTCATCTTTGATTGGCTCACAGGTGCTGGCTGTATTCGTTATCGTGCTGGCTTTGCTGACGATTATTCAATATGGTTTTAATCTCAACTTAGGCATTGACCAACTGATTATTCAAGAACGCCCTGATGCGGTAGACGCTGCTGCTGGGGGGCGGATGGCACCGAATACAGCGTCTAACTTTTTGCTGTTGGGTTCGGCGTTGCTGCTGTTAGGGAGAGAGACTTACCTTGCAGCTCAGTTTTTTACAATCTTGGTTTTCTTGGTGGCGTCTTTTGGGCTAATCGGTCACCTCTACCAAATTCCTCTATTTTATAGCGTTGGCTCTTATACAGGCATGGCAATTCATACTGCCATTAGCTTTATCTTACTGGCGATCGGGATTCTCGGTGCTTCTGCCAACTGGGGGGCGATGAAGGTGGTGATTAGCGATCGCGCTGGGGGTATTATGGCACGACGTCTCCTCCCAGTGGTGATTAGTATTCCGCCTGTGTTGGGCTGGTTGGTATTACTGGGCTTTCGCGCTGATCTCTATCCGCCTGTCTTTGGATTTGCTTTTCGCAGTGTCTTGGCAATTATCATTTTTGGTGCATTAATTTGGTGTAATGCTAGGCGATTGAATGCCATTGATGCCCAGCGACAACAGTTTCAACAGGCATTGTTAGCCAGTGAACAGAAATTCCATGCCATTTTTGACCAGACGTTTCAGTTTATCGGTTTACTCGAACCTGATGGTACTGTACTCGAAGCGAATCAGACAGCATTGGATTTTGGCGGATTGCGGCATGATCAGGTGATTGGCAAACCCTTTTGGCAAGCCCGGTGGTGGACGATTTCAGCCCAAACTCAAGCCCAATTAAAAGATGCGATCGCGCGATCGGCTCAAGGTGAGTTTATCCGCTATGAAGTTGATGTGCAAGGGGCAGGGGATAGGATTGCCACGATTGATTTTTCCCTCAAGTCTGTTACCGATAGTAGCGGACAAGTGGTGTTGCTGATTCCCGAAGGGCGAGATATCACTGAAGTCAAACAAATTGAAGAACAACTTCGCGAGAGTGAAGAACGCTTCCGCCGTGCCTTTGATGATGCCGCAACAGGTGAAGCTTTGGTGACGCCTGATGGTCAATTTATTCGCGTCAATCGTGCTTTATGTGACTTGTTGGGGTATCAGGAATCGGAATTACTGGCGACAACCTTTCAGGACATTACCTATCCCGATGACTTGGAGACTGATCTGGGCTACGTGCGTCAACTGCTAACCGATGAGATTCAAGCCTATGAAATGGAAAAGCGATATTTTCATAAGCAAGGACATGTCATCTGGATATTGTTAAGTGTTTCGCTGGTGCGGAATAGTCAAAGACAACCCTTATATTTTGTCGGGCAAATTCAAGATATTACTCATACCAAACAAACCCAAATCCAGATGAAAAATCTGGTGACTGAACTCGAACGCAGTAATCGGGAATTAGAAGACTTTGCTTATATCGTGTCCCACGATTTACTCTCCCCCCTGCATAAAATGCAAATGCTGAGTGACTTGCTTACAGAAGACTATAGTCAGGTTCTGGATGAACAAGGGCAGGAGTACCTGAGACGGATGCGTCAGGTCAAAGAGCGAATGCAAACATTTATCAATGATTTATTGATGTTATCACGGGTGACAACCCAAGCTCAACCCTTTATTCCGGTTAATTTAAATACCGTTGTCCAAGAGGTGTTATCCGATTTGGATGTTCAACTTCAGGAAACGGGGGGAACAGTTGAGGTTGAAAAGTTACCTACTGTCAAGGCTGATCCCCTACAAATGCGTCAACTGATGCAAAATCTGTTGAGTAATGCACTGAAGTTTCATCAATCGAAAATAGCGCCTGTTGTCAAGGTTTATTCCCAGCCGAGTCAACTTCCGGATCAGTGTGAAATTGTGATCAAAGATCAAGGGATTGGCTTTAAGTCAGAGTATGAGGAGCAAATCTTTGAGGCATTTCAACGCTTACACAGCCGCCGTCACTATGAAGGTACAGGCTTGGGGTTGACAATTTGCCGCAAAATCGCCACACGTCACGGGGGAACGATTACCGCCTCTAGTGTTCCGGGGGAAGGGGCAAGGTTTACGATTACACTACCGACATAG
- a CDS encoding circadian clock KaiB family protein — MCKQYQLKLYVTGDTPRSQRAIANLYRICDQELPGQYQITVIDVTKSPQLAEAEHILVTPTLIKEFPNPVQRIVGDLSDTETVLWGLNIGISFKQD; from the coding sequence ATGTGTAAACAATATCAGCTCAAGCTTTATGTTACCGGAGACACCCCGCGATCGCAACGCGCGATCGCCAACTTGTATCGAATCTGTGACCAGGAACTACCGGGTCAATATCAAATAACCGTAATTGATGTGACCAAATCTCCCCAACTGGCGGAGGCGGAACATATTTTAGTCACCCCGACCTTAATTAAAGAATTTCCTAATCCTGTCCAGCGAATCGTGGGCGATTTGTCCGACACGGAAACGGTTTTATGGGGGTTGAATATCGGAATCAGCTTCAAGCAAGATTGA
- a CDS encoding transposase — protein sequence MKFDPQKHHRRSIRLKGYNYAQPGAYFITLCTYQRQCWFGDIRDGKMYLNQIGKIVAQEWIRSCQIRPSLQLDEWIIMPNHFHGIVIIADTNTNRNTVGAHRRAPLPTPKNQPINQSVIPQRQSRSLSSFIAGFKSAVTIRINAIRQTSNPPIWQRNYYESIVRDPDSLNPVREYIINNPQKWADDPENPQLDSNAQQFLIDLPF from the coding sequence ATGAAATTTGATCCGCAAAAACATCATCGCCGTTCTATTCGCCTTAAGGGATACAATTACGCTCAACCTGGAGCTTATTTTATTACACTCTGTACCTACCAACGACAATGTTGGTTCGGAGATATTCGTGATGGCAAAATGTATCTTAACCAAATTGGTAAAATTGTCGCCCAAGAATGGATTCGCTCCTGCCAAATTCGACCCAGCCTGCAATTGGATGAATGGATAATTATGCCCAATCATTTCCATGGCATTGTCATTATTGCCGACACCAACACCAACCGTAATACCGTAGGGGCGCATAGACGTGCGCCCTTACCAACGCCGAAAAACCAACCCATTAATCAATCAGTAATTCCCCAGCGTCAATCCCGTTCGTTGTCCTCGTTTATTGCTGGATTTAAATCCGCTGTCACCATCAGGATTAACGCTATTCGTCAAACCTCCAATCCACCAATCTGGCAACGCAATTATTATGAATCGATTGTGCGCGATCCAGATTCCCTAAACCCTGTCCGAGAATACATCATCAATAATCCTCAAAAGTGGGCTGATGACCCAGAAAATCCTCAACTTGACTCAAACGCTCAACAATTTTTAATAGATTTGCCATTCTGA
- a CDS encoding response regulator, whose product MLDHRCRVLLVEDDPDDIEKLENLITQAKSPSFSRGFEMLCAETLEEGRGYLAQGGIDVVLLDLMLPDSRGMDTLRQMQQTAPDIPIIVQSVLEDERVAVKALEMGAYGYLPKAKLDSSLLVYAIRAALERQYQLAQLEQHQQQQELEELEKLITGEINSTPKSSSVKPLHQRMPDVLEELRQRYGDLMEWALEERAYKVDHQLSMHLTNFAEQLGLLQASPRDLIELHTTTLKQKSQAVNRRKAQAYTTEGRFLLLEVMGNLTAYYRRYFIGLSKINLEKDANKSSPSQK is encoded by the coding sequence ATGCTGGATCACCGTTGCCGCGTTCTACTGGTTGAAGATGACCCCGATGACATCGAGAAACTGGAAAACCTCATAACCCAAGCCAAATCTCCCTCATTTAGCAGAGGATTTGAAATGCTTTGTGCTGAGACACTAGAGGAGGGACGAGGTTATTTGGCGCAAGGAGGTATCGATGTCGTGTTATTAGATTTAATGTTACCTGATAGTCGGGGCATGGATACCCTCCGGCAAATGCAGCAAACTGCACCTGATATCCCGATTATCGTCCAAAGTGTTCTCGAAGATGAGCGAGTTGCGGTTAAAGCCTTAGAAATGGGAGCTTATGGCTATTTGCCCAAAGCGAAGCTGGATTCCAGTTTACTCGTCTACGCGATTCGCGCCGCCCTGGAGCGACAATATCAACTGGCTCAACTCGAACAGCATCAGCAACAGCAAGAGTTGGAAGAGTTAGAAAAGTTAATCACGGGCGAGATCAACTCGACGCCAAAATCGTCCAGTGTCAAACCCCTGCACCAGAGAATGCCCGATGTCTTGGAGGAACTCAGGCAACGCTATGGTGATTTAATGGAATGGGCATTAGAAGAACGTGCCTATAAAGTTGACCATCAGCTATCGATGCATCTAACGAATTTCGCCGAACAGTTGGGGTTACTCCAAGCCTCTCCCCGTGATCTGATCGAGCTACATACGACAACCTTAAAACAAAAAAGCCAAGCGGTGAATCGACGTAAGGCACAAGCCTATACCACAGAAGGACGCTTTTTACTTTTAGAAGTTATGGGCAACTTAACCGCTTACTATCGCAGATATTTTATTGGATTGAGTAAAATTAACTTAGAAAAAGATGCTAACAAGTCCAGTCCGTCGCAAAAATAA
- the kaiC gene encoding circadian clock protein KaiC — MTQQQPPEFIEKVKTGISGFDLLSEGGLPKGRTTLVAGTAGSAKTIFACQFLVEGIKEGQNGVFVTFEESPQAIRKNMRGFGWDIEQWEAEKKWAFVDASPKTGNRPLVSGEYDLGPLLARLEYAIEQVQAQRVSMDSLGAVFTYVPDMAQVRGDLFDLAWALREREVTSVLTSERTQEYGDISRYGIEEFVADNVVILRNVLMEEKRRRTIEILKYRGTPHQHGEFPFTILPDQGIVVLPLTANSLERKSSRQRVTSGNAELDGMCGGGFFRDSIILVSGATGTGKTLIVTEFLAGGVNNGEKCLLFAFEESQEQLFRNASGWGREFEQMEQEGKLKVFCRYPEETGLENHLVKIKQLIEEFQPDRVAVDSLSAMEKIAPLKGFREFILSLNAILKEQRIMGLLTANTTSLMGGMSVTESHISTNTDSIILLRYVEVYGEIRRGLTVLKMRGSKHDKEIREFTIDESGMHIDKPFRNITGILSGTPTYMTQSEIDRLGSLFEET; from the coding sequence ATGACTCAACAGCAACCGCCAGAGTTTATCGAAAAAGTAAAAACAGGTATTTCTGGCTTTGATCTATTATCGGAAGGAGGACTCCCTAAAGGTCGCACTACCTTAGTAGCAGGTACAGCCGGTAGTGCCAAAACGATTTTTGCCTGTCAGTTTCTGGTCGAGGGAATCAAAGAAGGACAAAACGGTGTCTTTGTCACCTTTGAAGAATCCCCCCAAGCCATTCGCAAAAATATGCGCGGCTTTGGTTGGGATATTGAACAATGGGAAGCTGAAAAAAAATGGGCATTTGTTGATGCGTCTCCGAAAACCGGAAATCGACCTTTAGTTAGTGGTGAATACGATCTCGGTCCCTTGCTGGCTCGCTTAGAATATGCCATAGAACAAGTCCAGGCGCAACGAGTTTCCATGGATTCCTTAGGCGCTGTGTTTACTTATGTACCCGATATGGCTCAAGTACGCGGCGATTTATTTGATCTGGCTTGGGCGCTACGAGAACGGGAAGTTACCTCAGTATTGACCTCAGAACGGACTCAGGAATATGGGGATATCAGTCGCTATGGTATAGAAGAATTTGTGGCAGATAATGTGGTGATTTTACGCAATGTCTTGATGGAAGAGAAACGTCGCCGCACGATTGAAATTCTCAAATACCGAGGCACTCCTCATCAACATGGTGAATTTCCCTTTACGATTTTGCCCGATCAAGGCATTGTTGTTCTTCCCCTAACAGCCAACTCATTAGAACGAAAATCCTCTAGACAGCGAGTTACATCAGGCAATGCTGAATTAGATGGCATGTGTGGAGGTGGTTTTTTCCGCGATTCGATTATTCTGGTATCGGGGGCGACAGGTACAGGCAAAACCTTGATCGTGACCGAATTTTTGGCAGGAGGTGTGAACAATGGAGAAAAATGTTTGCTCTTTGCCTTTGAGGAAAGCCAGGAGCAGCTATTTAGAAATGCTTCTGGCTGGGGCAGGGAATTTGAGCAGATGGAACAAGAGGGCAAGCTGAAGGTTTTCTGTCGCTATCCCGAAGAAACAGGGCTGGAAAATCATCTGGTGAAAATCAAGCAACTTATCGAAGAGTTTCAGCCGGATCGAGTAGCAGTGGATAGCCTTTCAGCAATGGAAAAAATTGCCCCATTAAAAGGATTTCGGGAATTTATCCTCAGCCTAAATGCTATCCTCAAAGAACAGCGAATTATGGGACTACTCACGGCGAATACAACATCGCTGATGGGTGGGATGTCGGTCACTGAATCCCATATTTCCACCAATACGGATTCAATTATATTATTACGCTATGTAGAAGTTTATGGAGAAATTCGCCGGGGCTTAACGGTGCTAAAAATGCGCGGTTCAAAACATGATAAGGAAATTCGTGAGTTTACGATTGATGAAAGTGGTATGCACATCGACAAACCATTCCGTAACATTACGGGCATTCTTTCCGGTACTCCGACGTATATGACTCAGAGTGAAATTGACCGCCTGGGTAGTTTATTTGAAGAGACTTAA